The nucleotide window TAATTTCCATTTTCGATTTTTGCCCTTTGGTACTGGTATTTCCCTGAAACTTGGTATTAAAAGTAACCGGGTTGCCATCGCGGCTCTCTATGGTGATGTTATCAAGAATTCCCTGGGCTATGCGTTCATTTTCGGAGAATGCAATGATCGTTACATCTACCTTAACTTCATTTCTATCCCAGGCCTTTACTTCAACCTTTCCAAACTTGTTGGCTATTTTAACTCTTTGGTTGTTAGACAAAGAATAGCTCTTGCTATAAGTTTTCCTTTTTTCGTTGAAGCTGTCCGCGCGTGCAGCGGAGGTTGTCAGTGCAATCAGCAGAAACAACAGGCTACAGATTTTTATAGTCCTTCTCATCGTTCAATTTCTTTTTTTTGTGTACTTGTTTTAAAATCCCGAGTTGTTTATTGAGCAGATCTGCTTGCATCTTTAAGTTGCCAATCATGGCTTCCAGTAATTTTTCGCTGTTCACTCCCTTCGATAACTGCGCTTTTAACGCATCGTACGAAGTTTCCAGCATTTCGGCGTCTTTGGAGAATTCTTTGTAAAGTTCAGGCTCCGTCTTCTTCAGTTCCTTCATCTGTCCCTGCTTTATTTCAATCAGCTTTACGTAGTGATATAATTCCTCTTCCTCCATACTTCTTTGAGGGCCCCCGCTTTTTTCCTTTTTGGGATCATTCCCCGCCAGTTGACCACCCTGAGGACTATCATTTTCTATCACGGGTTGGTCTTCAACAATATCTTTTGGACTTTTATTAACCATAACCGGAGTACTATCATTTTCATTCCCGGTTTTCGCTACTATATCAGGCGACTGCCCTACGTTACGGTTCAGGTTATAAAAAACCACAGCCGTTGTTACTAATAAGGCTACAACCGCAGCTGCCTTCATCCAGCTTTTTAAAACGAACACCCTGCCCTTGGCCGGCACATCCTTTACTATATCCAGCCTGCCTTCTATGCGCTGCCATAAAGCGTCGGACGGGGTATATTCATCAAACGCGTCTTTATTATTCCTGATATAATCTTCCAGTTTCTTACTCATGCTATTGCGTTTACTGTATCGATTACCTTTTTTCTTGCACGGTGGTAA belongs to Niabella yanshanensis and includes:
- a CDS encoding anti-sigma factor yields the protein MSKKLEDYIRNNKDAFDEYTPSDALWQRIEGRLDIVKDVPAKGRVFVLKSWMKAAAVVALLVTTAVVFYNLNRNVGQSPDIVAKTGNENDSTPVMVNKSPKDIVEDQPVIENDSPQGGQLAGNDPKKEKSGGPQRSMEEEELYHYVKLIEIKQGQMKELKKTEPELYKEFSKDAEMLETSYDALKAQLSKGVNSEKLLEAMIGNLKMQADLLNKQLGILKQVHKKKKLNDEKDYKNL